A window from Limnothrix sp. FACHB-406 encodes these proteins:
- a CDS encoding transposase — protein sequence MGYNPEIHHRRSIRLRNYDYATPGMYFLTLCTQHREPWLGKIIDGKFDPTEDGEIAIAAWQSLPQRFPNIRLDGFVAMPNHVHGILEIVNESPGAGREMVVGAGRGDPAPTIGVGNVVAYFKYQTTKTINQKSGQAGRRIWQRNYWERVVRHDRELTNFRNYIVTNPQRWDCDRLNPRTQCRHNQ from the coding sequence ATGGGATATAACCCCGAAATTCACCACAGGCGATCGATCCGTTTACGGAACTATGATTACGCCACACCGGGGATGTATTTCTTGACCCTTTGTACCCAACATCGCGAACCCTGGTTGGGCAAAATTATTGATGGCAAATTTGACCCCACAGAAGATGGAGAAATTGCGATCGCGGCTTGGCAATCCTTACCCCAACGATTTCCAAATATTCGATTGGATGGATTTGTGGCGATGCCTAATCATGTTCACGGCATCCTGGAAATTGTGAATGAATCGCCAGGGGCTGGGCGGGAAATGGTCGTGGGGGCTGGGCGGGGAGACCCCGCCCCTACGATTGGGGTGGGGAATGTGGTGGCGTATTTTAAATATCAGACGACGAAAACGATTAATCAAAAATCGGGTCAGGCTGGCAGACGAATTTGGCAGCGAAATTATTGGGAAAGAGTGGTGCGTCACGATCGGGAATTAACCAATTTTCGCAATTACATTGTCACCAATCCTCAACGCTGGGACTGCGATCGCCTCAATCCGCGCACCCAATGCCGCCACAATCAATAA